The Haloprofundus salinisoli region CCGGGGACCGCGCCCGCGACGACGTTCGTCCCGTACTCCTCCATCTGGCCGGTGTGGAACTTCCCTTCCCCGCCGGTGATACCCTGTACCACTACGCGCGTGTCGTCGTCTACGAGAATGCTCATTGGCTCGCCTCCTGGGCGTTTTCGACCGCACGCTGAACCGCGTCCTCCAGCGTCTCTTCGACCTCCACGAGGTCGGTGTTCAGAATCTCCATCCCCTCCTCGGCGTTCGTGCCCGCGAGGCGGACGACGACCTTCTTCGGAATCTCGTCGAAGGATTCGAGCGCCTCGTTGATCCCTTTGGCGACCTCGTCGCCGCGGGTGATGCCGCCGAAGATGTTGAAGACGACCGCGTCGACGTTCTCGTCGGAGAACACCATGTCGAGCGCGTTCGTCACGCGTTCGGCTTTCGCGCCGCCGCCGATGTCGAGGAAGTTCGCGGGCTTGCCGCCGTAGTAATCGACGAGGTCCAGCGTCGTCATGACGAGCCCCGCGCCGTTGCCGATGATGCCGACGTTGCCGTCGAGGCGGACGTAGTCGAAGCCGTACTCGCCGGCCTTCTTCTCGAGGTCGTCCTCGTAGGTCTCCTCTTCCATCTCCGCGAGGTCCGGTTGGCGGAACAGCGCGTCGTCGTCGATGTTCATCACGGCGTCGGCGGCGACGACGTCGCCGTCACTCGTGATCATCACCGGGTTGATCTCGATGTCGGAGGCGTCGCGCTCCTCGTAGAGGTCGTACAGCGTCGTGAGAATCGAGGAGACGCCGCGGGCGACCGACTGGTCGACGCCCGCGTCGTAGACGGCCCTCCGCGCCTGGTACGGGTGCAGGCCGAACGCCGGGTCGATGTGTTCACGGGCGATGGCGTCGGGGTTCTCCTCGGCGACTTCCTCGATGTTGACGCCGCCCTGCGTGGAGACCATGGCGACGGGCTTGCCCTCGCCGCGGTCCATCGTCACGCCGACGTACAGTTCGTTCGTGAAGTCGACGCCGGCCTCGACGAGCACCTGCTCGACGGTGTAGCCTTTCAGGTCCATCCCGAGGATGTCGTCGGCGTACTCCCGGGCCTCGTCCGCGTCGGAGGCGAGTTTGATGCCGCCGGCCTTCCCGCGGCCGCCGACGTGAACCTGCGCTTTGATAGCGACGGGGTAGCCGATTGATTCGGCCGCCGACACGGCGTCGTCGACGCTCGTCGCGAGCTGGGACTCCGGGATCGGAATCCCGGCGTCGGCGAAGATATCCTTCGCCTGATACTCGTGGAGCTTCATGCACTCGTTTGACGGTGCGACTGGCGCTTAAATCCCGTTCATTCGTGACACAGCGGCGCGCGATTGCGAACAGATATCACGGGACGGAAGCCGAAAATTTCTACGCTGAACCTGAAAGAAGGCTCAATACCGTAGAAGGCCTCCGTTAAGCTGCCTCGCAGTGCCCGGTCTCTCGCGCCCACGACACATCCACACTGCGGGGCGACTCAGCCCGGCGAGAGACGTGTCGTCGTATCGGGAGGACCGTCGCGCCGGACTGAGACTTTATTCGTTCCCGCCGTGATGCCGAACTATGACAGTACTCGACAGTTTCGGACTCGACGGACGCACGGCCATCGTCACCGGCGGGAACCGCGGTATCGGCCGGGAAATCGCCGACGCGCTCGCGGAGGCGGGCGCGAACGTCGTCGTCGCCAACCGCGACGAGGCGTCGGGCGAAACGGCCGCCGAGGAACTCGCCGACGAGTGGGGCGTCGAGACGCTCGCCGTCCCCGTCGACGTCGCCGACGAAGCCGAGGTCCGAGCGATGGTCGAGGCGACCGTCGACCGTTTCGGCGGCGTCGACGTGCTCGTCAACAACGCGGGTATCGTCGTCCACGAGGCCGCCGAGGAGATGACCGTCGACGAGTGGGATACGGTGATGCAGGTCAACGTCCGGGGCGTCTTTCTCTGCTCGAAGTACGCCGGCATCGAGATGATGGACTCGGGCGGCACCATCCTCAACGTCTCCTCGATGTCCGCCCGAATCGCAAACTACCCGCAGCGACAGGTCGCCTACAACGCCTCGAAGGGCGCGGTCGAATCCTTCACGCGACAGCTGGCCTCCGAGTGGGCCGAACACGACATCCGAGTCAACTGCCTCGCGCCGGGCTACATCCGCACCGACAACACCGACCAGGCCGACGACGTGGACCCGAACATCGACGAGGTGTGGCGCTCGGAGATGCTGATGGACACGATTCCCGGCCCCGAAGCCGTCGCTCCCGCGGCGCTGTACCTCGCCAGCGACGCCTCCTCGTACGTCACCGGCGCGTCTCTCGTCGTCGACGGCGGCTACACCGTACGGTGAGGACGGGAGTCGGCGCTACGTCCGCTCGTCCTCGTCGGCGTAGAGGCGCACGAGTCCGCACTCGGGACAGACGTAGCCACGGGCTGTGGGCGTCCGCTTGAACCCGAGCGACCCGAGCAGTCCCTCGCGTGCGTGGTCGGTCCGCAATTTCAACCGTTCCTGCTGCATCGCCGTCACCGGATCCGCGCGCTCCATCGTGACGTCGCAGTCGGGACAGCGGTGACTCGCTTCGGGCATAGGAGAGATACGCGCCGCCGGGCGAAAATCGTTGGCCGCTTCGGGCCGTTACACGTCGGCGTAGAACCGAACCAACCCGCACTCCCGACAGAGATACGCGTCGACGTACCCGCCTTTCAAATCGAGCGCACCGAGGATGCCACCGCCGGACCCGACGCGGATACCGTCGCCGTTGTACGTCGTCTTGTGGTCGATTTCCTCCATCGATACGTCACAGTCGGGACAGCGGGGAGCCATGGTCGACGCACGTCGCCTCCTTTTATCGCTCCTGCGGTCATCGGTGCTCGTATGCGCGCAGCTAGATTCCACGAGCACGGTGGCCCGGACGTACTGACCGTCGACGACGTCGACTCGCCCGACCCCGGCTACGGAGAGGTCGTCGTCGACGTTCGCGCTATCGGCGTCAACCCCGTAGACACGTACTTCCGCGAGGGCGCGTACCCCGTCCCCTCGCTTCCGTTCACGCCCGGGTCGGACCTCGCGGGCGTCGTGTCGAGCGTCGGCGAGGGCGTCGAGCGTTTCGCGCCCGGCGACCGGGTGTTCGGCACCGGCCTCGGCAACGGGATGCACGGCACCTACGCCGAGGAAGTCGCCGCGCCCGCGGAGTTTCTCGCAACCCTCCCCGAGGGAGCCTCCTTCGAGGACGGCGCGGCGCTCGCACTCGTCGGGATGACCGCGTGGCAGGCGCTCGTCGCGCACGCGGACCTCGGACCCGCCGAACTCGCGCTCGTCCACGGCGGCAACGGCGGTGTCGGCCACGTCGCCATCCAACTCGCCGAGACGATGGGCGCGCGCGTCCTCACGACGGCGAACCCCGACTACCGCGACAGACTACAGGAACTCGGCGCGGAGTCGGTGTTCGACTACGGCCGAAGCGACCTGACCGAGTCCGTTCAGCGTGTCGGCGCGCCCGAGGTCATCGTCGACACGCGGATGGACGAGTACCTCCAGTTCGACGCCGACGTGGCCGCGCAGGGCGCGCGGGTCATCTGCGTCGGCAACTCGACGGAGCGGGCGGGACTGTCGGCCGTCGGCGCGGCCAAGAGCAAAGACGTTCGCTTCCAGTTCATGACGATGTACAACACGCCGGACAAGGCGGCGGTACTGGCGCGGCTCGGCGACCTGCTCGCGCGCGGTGAGGTCGTTCCGGCGATTGCGGGGACGTACAGTTTGGACGAAGCGGACGAGGCGCAGCGCGCGGTGTTGGAGGATAGTTTCCTCGGGAAGTTGGTCATCACGACCTGAGCGGCGCGCGACCGAAACAGCCGCCCCGCCGCCGCGATTTTATGCCGCTCGCCGCCGACTTCTCCCCCGTATGACAGTGAGCTTCGACTTCAGCGACAGAGTCGCCGTCGTCACCGGCGCGTCGGGCGCGCTCGGCAGCGCCGTCGCCGAGGCGTTCCACGAGGCGGGCGCGACGGTCGCCGCCTGCGACGTGGTGGAACCGAGCGACGAGGATTCTCTGTTGGACGCCGACGACGGAATCCGGTTCTACGAGGCCGACTTCACCGACGAGGACGCCGTCTCGGAGGCGATGAACCGAATCGCCGACGACCACGGGCGAATCGACTACCTCGCCAACATCGCCGGGACGTGGCGCGGCGGGTCGCCCGTCGAGGAGACCGACGTCGACACGTTCGACTTCCTCTTCGGCGTGAACCTGAAGACGATGTTTCTCGCCTCCAAGCACGCGATTCCGCACCTCAAAGACGAGGAGGGAGCCATCGTCTCAGTCTCCGCGCGGTCGTCGCTCGAAGGCGGCGAGGGCGACGGTATCTACCGGGCGTCGAAGGCGGGCGTGCGGCTGCTCACCGAGACCATCGCCGAGGAGAACAAAGGGACGGTGCGGGCGAACGCCGTCATGCCGAGCGTCATCGACACACCCCAAAATCGGAAGATGATGGAGGATGCCGACTTCGACAAGTGGGTCAAACCCGGGGAGATCGCGCGGGTCGTCATGTTTCTCTGCTCCGAGGGCGCGGCCCCGACCAGCGGCGCGGCGGTGCCCGTCTATGGAGAGGCGTAGACCCGCGGCCAGGCCGTCGTCTCGGCCTCGCTATCGGGTGTCGTCACGTTCTCGATAGCGTCGTCGAAAAATCGCCGCGAAACGCCCGTCAGGGCGCGTTCAGAAGTACGTTTCCTGCAGGAAGCCGATGTAGTCCATCGTACCCAGCGCCAGCGTGACGAGCAGGATGAGGATGACCGGGATGCGGAGCATCCAGATCCAGTACGTCTCGAACGCGCCGTCGCCGTTGCGACCCTGCGCGAGCTCCGCCAGCGCGTCCTCTGCGTACGCCCAGCCGACGAAGATGGCCATCAGCGTGCCGCCGAGGACGAGCAGGATGTTGTTGGCGAACAGGTCGTACGTGTCGAGGTACGTCAGGTCTAGCGCCGTCGGGATGCCGACGACGAACAGGATGCCCGCCACAATCACCGTCGCCACCTTCCGGTCGACGCCGAAGTTGTCGATGGCGTAGGAGACGACGACTTCCAGGATGCTGAACGCGCTCGTGAGCGCTGCGATGCCCAGCATGAAGAAGAACACGAAGCCGATGACGTTCCCGGCCGGCAGCTCGCCGAACGCCGCGGCGAGGCTGATGAACACCGCGCCGGCACCGCCGGAGCCGGGTTCGGTCCCCTGCGCGAACAGGAACGGGAAGACGACGAGACCCGAGAGGAACGCGATGAACGTGTCGATGGCGACGACGGTCAGTCCGTCGCCGAGCAGGTTGCGGTCCTCGCCGAGGTAAGACGCGTAGGTGATCATCACGCCCATCCCGAGCGAGAGGGTGAAGAACGCCTGTCCGGCGGCGTCGGGGACGATAGAGAAGATGTTCGCGGAGATCTCGGCGAAGTCCGGCGAGAGGTAGTACGAGTACGCTTCGCCCGCCGAGTCGAGCGTCGAGCCGTAGGCGGCGAGGATAGCGAGCAGCACGATGACGCTCGGCACCATCAACTTGGCCGCGCGTTCGAGGCCGTCGCGGATGCCGAGTGCGACGACGCTGGCGACGAGGCCCATGAAGACGCCGTGGAAGATGACGGCGTTCGTTCCGGACGCCGTCGAGAGGAAGTACTCCTCGGGCGCGGCGAAGTACGCGCCGGAGGCGCTCCCGATGATATACTGCAGCACCCACCCGCCGACGACGCTGTAGTACGAGAGGATGATGAATCCGGCTAACGCGCCGATTGCGCCGATGAACGTCCACGCCGGTTTCCCGAGGCGCTCGAAGGCGTTGACCGGATTGCGTTCGGAGCGCCGACCGATGACGAACTCCACGAGAAGGACCGGCAGTCCGACGACGGCGATGAACAGCAGGTAGACGACGAGAAACGCCGACCCACCCGCTTGCCCCGTCAGGAAGGGGAATCGCCAGATGTTTCCTAATCCGACTGCGCTACCGACTGCCGCTAGGATGAAGCCGAGCCGTGTGGCCCAGGTTTCTCGTGCAGGCATGTTACGCCCTATCTAAGAGGTATCGTATAAACCCGCGACATCTTCTCTCATAGTGTCATCTGGTAACAGGTGTGTGGTTCGACGGAGGATGGAAAGGGCGTTCGACACCGGCTCGGCGCGGACGAGTTGGCTCGATTACAGGTGAGGATCTCTCGTCGCTTTCAGCTTTCGACCGAGAGTCTGATTCCGAAATGGGCCTCAGAGCGCCTATAATTCGTTATTTTTGCTATTTGAGGGTTTCTAGACTCGAAACGCACTTTAGCGGTGTCGGGCCAATGCCAAGCAATGACACGAGACGGGCGGTCGATGTACCCATGACACGAGAGACGTGGGGGACACGGATCGGCTTCATCCTCGCGGCGGTGGGAAGTGCAGTCGGGTTAGGCAACATCTGGCGGTTCCCCTGGGTAGCCGCCGAGCAGGGCGGCAGCGCCTTCCTGGTCGTCTATCTCCTCATCGTGCTCGCCATCGGCGTCCCCGGCCTGCTCGGCGAGTTCGTCATCGGGCGGCGGTCGAAACGCAACCCCGTCGGCGCGCTCCGCACGCTGTCGGGGTCGAAAAACTGGGGTCGAATCGGTTTCTTCAGCGTCGTCGCCTCCGTCGCGCTGCTCTCGTTTTACAGCGTCGTCGGTGGATGGATTCTTCGCTACTTCGTCGAGAGCGGGGCCGCACTCCTCGGCGGCGGCGCACCGTACTTCTCGAATCCGGGTGAGTACTTCGGCGCGGCCGCGTTCGGCCTCGACGCCGTCGTCTTCCACGTGCTGTTTCTCGTGCTCACCGCCGGCATCGTCCTCGCGGGCGTCCGCCGCGGTATCGAGATTGGGACGACGGTGATGATGCCCGCCGTCTTCGTGCTCCTCGTCGCGCTCGCGGTGTGGGCGTCGACGCGCACCGGTGCCGCCGCCGGCTACGAGTTCTTCCTGCGCTTCGACGTGGCGACGGTCCGAGAGAACTTCTTCCAGGTGCTCGGTCCGGCGGCCGGACAGGCGCTTTTCACTCTCTCGCTCGGCGCGGGGACGATGGTCACGTACGCGTCCTACCTCGACGAAGACCGCTCGCTACCCGCGGACGCGACGACTATCGCCGTGCTCAACACGGCTGTCGGCGTTCTCGCGGGTCTGGTCGTCTTCCCGCTTCTGTTCTCGCTCGGTATCGACCCCGCGTCGACGGGGACGGGTGAGGGTGCGCTGTTCGTCGGCCTCGCGGGCGCGTTCTCGCAACTGCCCGGCGGCATCGCCATCGCGACGGCGTTCTTCGCCGTCGTCACGCTGGCGGCACTGTCGAGTTCCATCAGCATGCTCGAAATCCCCGTCTCGTATCTCGTCGACGAACACGGGATGCAGCGCCGCAACGCGGTCGGTCTCCTGTTGGTGCTCGTCGCGGTGACCGGCAGCGTCTGTGCGCTTCGGCCGAGC contains the following coding sequences:
- a CDS encoding sodium-dependent transporter: MPARETWATRLGFILAAVGSAVGLGNIWRFPFLTGQAGGSAFLVVYLLFIAVVGLPVLLVEFVIGRRSERNPVNAFERLGKPAWTFIGAIGALAGFIILSYYSVVGGWVLQYIIGSASGAYFAAPEEYFLSTASGTNAVIFHGVFMGLVASVVALGIRDGLERAAKLMVPSVIVLLAILAAYGSTLDSAGEAYSYYLSPDFAEISANIFSIVPDAAGQAFFTLSLGMGVMITYASYLGEDRNLLGDGLTVVAIDTFIAFLSGLVVFPFLFAQGTEPGSGGAGAVFISLAAAFGELPAGNVIGFVFFFMLGIAALTSAFSILEVVVSYAIDNFGVDRKVATVIVAGILFVVGIPTALDLTYLDTYDLFANNILLVLGGTLMAIFVGWAYAEDALAELAQGRNGDGAFETYWIWMLRIPVILILLVTLALGTMDYIGFLQETYF
- a CDS encoding SDR family oxidoreductase, translated to MTVSFDFSDRVAVVTGASGALGSAVAEAFHEAGATVAACDVVEPSDEDSLLDADDGIRFYEADFTDEDAVSEAMNRIADDHGRIDYLANIAGTWRGGSPVEETDVDTFDFLFGVNLKTMFLASKHAIPHLKDEEGAIVSVSARSSLEGGEGDGIYRASKAGVRLLTETIAEENKGTVRANAVMPSVIDTPQNRKMMEDADFDKWVKPGEIARVVMFLCSEGAAPTSGAAVPVYGEA
- a CDS encoding sodium-dependent transporter, with product MTRETWGTRIGFILAAVGSAVGLGNIWRFPWVAAEQGGSAFLVVYLLIVLAIGVPGLLGEFVIGRRSKRNPVGALRTLSGSKNWGRIGFFSVVASVALLSFYSVVGGWILRYFVESGAALLGGGAPYFSNPGEYFGAAAFGLDAVVFHVLFLVLTAGIVLAGVRRGIEIGTTVMMPAVFVLLVALAVWASTRTGAAAGYEFFLRFDVATVRENFFQVLGPAAGQALFTLSLGAGTMVTYASYLDEDRSLPADATTIAVLNTAVGVLAGLVVFPLLFSLGIDPASTGTGEGALFVGLAGAFSQLPGGIAIATAFFAVVTLAALSSSISMLEIPVSYLVDEHGMQRRNAVGLLLVLVAVTGSVCALRPSVFGFVAGTLVDVLLTAGLAVFLVFVGWVMGRDALDEFRAGSGMLARALADSWRFAVGVVIPLFLVFTLLTTFGVDAEFGFWPTVAIAAGVAAVTILGARASRRLPRAN
- a CDS encoding SDR family NAD(P)-dependent oxidoreductase produces the protein MTVLDSFGLDGRTAIVTGGNRGIGREIADALAEAGANVVVANRDEASGETAAEELADEWGVETLAVPVDVADEAEVRAMVEATVDRFGGVDVLVNNAGIVVHEAAEEMTVDEWDTVMQVNVRGVFLCSKYAGIEMMDSGGTILNVSSMSARIANYPQRQVAYNASKGAVESFTRQLASEWAEHDIRVNCLAPGYIRTDNTDQADDVDPNIDEVWRSEMLMDTIPGPEAVAPAALYLASDASSYVTGASLVVDGGYTVR
- a CDS encoding NADPH:quinone reductase, which gives rise to MRAARFHEHGGPDVLTVDDVDSPDPGYGEVVVDVRAIGVNPVDTYFREGAYPVPSLPFTPGSDLAGVVSSVGEGVERFAPGDRVFGTGLGNGMHGTYAEEVAAPAEFLATLPEGASFEDGAALALVGMTAWQALVAHADLGPAELALVHGGNGGVGHVAIQLAETMGARVLTTANPDYRDRLQELGAESVFDYGRSDLTESVQRVGAPEVIVDTRMDEYLQFDADVAAQGARVICVGNSTERAGLSAVGAAKSKDVRFQFMTMYNTPDKAAVLARLGDLLARGEVVPAIAGTYSLDEADEAQRAVLEDSFLGKLVITT
- the sucC gene encoding ADP-forming succinate--CoA ligase subunit beta; the encoded protein is MKLHEYQAKDIFADAGIPIPESQLATSVDDAVSAAESIGYPVAIKAQVHVGGRGKAGGIKLASDADEAREYADDILGMDLKGYTVEQVLVEAGVDFTNELYVGVTMDRGEGKPVAMVSTQGGVNIEEVAEENPDAIAREHIDPAFGLHPYQARRAVYDAGVDQSVARGVSSILTTLYDLYEERDASDIEINPVMITSDGDVVAADAVMNIDDDALFRQPDLAEMEEETYEDDLEKKAGEYGFDYVRLDGNVGIIGNGAGLVMTTLDLVDYYGGKPANFLDIGGGAKAERVTNALDMVFSDENVDAVVFNIFGGITRGDEVAKGINEALESFDEIPKKVVVRLAGTNAEEGMEILNTDLVEVEETLEDAVQRAVENAQEASQ